One Vitis riparia cultivar Riparia Gloire de Montpellier isolate 1030 chromosome 4, EGFV_Vit.rip_1.0, whole genome shotgun sequence genomic window carries:
- the LOC117912159 gene encoding uncharacterized protein LOC117912159, with product MASVYSCRECGTNLNLNATHLFPSDFYFDAGNKGTLSFACVDATKFRFEKEDKIRPFFETLDYWGIQRKRTKIKCNSCGRLVGYIYDDGPPLTDSPGQLHFGPSQVIPRAPRYRFKTKTLQIASQT from the coding sequence ATGGCTTCAGTCTACAGCTGTAGGGAATGCGGaaccaacctcaacctcaacgcCACCCACCTCTTCCCATCGGACTTCTACTTCGACGCCGGCAACAAAGGCACCCTCTCCTTCGCATGCGTCGACGCCACCAAGTTCCGATTCGAGAAAGAGGACAAGATCAGGCCCTTTTTCGAGACCCTGGATTACTGGGGAATCCAAAGGAAGAGGACCAAGATCAAGTGCAATAGCTGTGGCCGTCTCGTTGGCTACATCTACGATGATGGTCCTCCTCTCACCGACAGTCCCGGTCAGCTCCATTTCGGCCCCAGTCAGGTCATTCCTCGAGCCCCCAGGTACAGGTTCAAGACCAAGACTCTCCAGATTGCTTCTCAGACTTGA
- the LOC117912155 gene encoding uncharacterized protein LOC117912155, which translates to MELKAELGPAKMKQVSPPPPPLPPPLPRFWVATKPMITESVTNQEIAKFWRQKRMEEEDHLLAALKAAARIRAQKLTEDEYQRYEESLEDADNEDNSKQAENDKALRVGIKDWWTKSKYAYLNQPAIGSTDIPKRRRSSYIPNVCSYKLTPPQPTYLGVF; encoded by the exons ATGGAGCTGAAAGCTGAGCTCGGGCCTGCAAAGATGAAGCAGGTCAGTCCTCCACCGCCACCTCTGCCGCCACCATTGCCAAGATTCTGGGTTGCGACAAAACCAATGATTACAGAGAGTGTGACAAATCAAGAGATTGCCAAATTCTGGAGGCAGAAGCGGATGGAGGAAGAAGATCACCTGCTTGCTGCCCTCAAGGCCGCAGCTCGTATCAGGGCCCAGAAGCTCACG GAAGATGAGTACCAGCGGTATGAGGAGTCGCTAGAGGATGCTGACAACGAAGACAACAGCAAACAGGCCGAGAACGACAAAGCATTACGCGTTGGAATAAAGGACTG GTGGACAAAGAGCAAGTATGCCTATTTAAACCAACCAGCCATCGGTTCCACGGACATACCCAAAAGAAGAAGGTCCAGCTACATTCCCAATGTTTGTTCTTATAAGCTCACTCCCCCGCAGCCTACCTA